Proteins encoded by one window of Halomonas sp. SH5A2:
- a CDS encoding endonuclease/exonuclease/phosphatase family protein produces MKEREAHAPLLSSGHLRLLTFNLQVGIQTSAYHHYVTRSWQHLLPHPQRLQRLALMAEVMGKFDVVGLQEVDGGSFRSSRVNQVEYLAAKAGLPHHFQQLNRNLGRIAQHSNGLLSRLVPSQIEEHRLPGAMPGRGAIHARFGEGPDALHIFVAHLALSHRGRVRQLNYLSEIIQPLRHVVVMGDLNCTPDQLHAHERFNDALPLHPVKPLLSYPSWQPRRALDHILLSQSLEVVDVQVLDHLFSDHLPIAVDLPLPDACLAAIRSSV; encoded by the coding sequence ATGAAAGAACGGGAGGCACACGCGCCGCTGCTGAGCAGCGGCCACTTGCGTCTGTTAACGTTTAATCTCCAGGTCGGTATTCAGACCTCGGCGTATCACCACTACGTGACGCGCAGCTGGCAGCATCTTCTGCCGCATCCCCAGCGCTTGCAGCGGCTGGCATTGATGGCCGAGGTAATGGGCAAGTTCGATGTGGTCGGGCTTCAGGAAGTTGATGGCGGCAGTTTTCGCTCGAGCCGTGTTAACCAGGTCGAATACCTGGCTGCCAAGGCGGGGCTGCCCCACCATTTCCAGCAGTTGAACCGCAACCTGGGGCGTATTGCCCAGCACAGCAACGGGCTGCTGTCGCGGCTGGTTCCCAGTCAGATAGAAGAGCACCGTTTGCCAGGTGCAATGCCGGGGCGCGGTGCCATCCACGCGCGCTTTGGTGAGGGGCCTGATGCGCTGCATATCTTTGTCGCGCATCTGGCGCTAAGCCATCGCGGTCGAGTGAGGCAGCTCAACTACCTCAGTGAAATTATCCAACCGCTGCGCCATGTGGTGGTGATGGGAGATTTGAACTGCACGCCGGACCAGTTGCATGCCCACGAGCGCTTCAATGACGCCCTGCCGCTACACCCGGTAAAACCTCTGTTGAGCTACCCATCCTGGCAGCCGCGGCGGGCGCTGGACCATATTCTGCTCTCCCAATCCCTTGAGGTAGTGGACGTGCAGGTTTTGGATCATCTGTTCTCTGACCATCTCCCAATCGCTGTCGATCTGCCGCTTCCCGACGCCTGTCTGGCGGCGATTCGCTCAAGCGTTTAA
- a CDS encoding thiol:disulfide interchange protein DsbA/DsbL, with translation MLKTLMVAVAGLSLSAAVSAQELVEGEHYEVLDEPVETQVDEGQIEVLDVFWFGCPHCYRLQSHVNEWAETLDDDVTIEKMPATMGGDWNTHANAFYAAKELGIEEDLHADFFDAIHQDERSLTDEDEIAAFFTDYGVSEEEAQEALTAFNVRSNVNKANSRMRDMRLMGVPALVIDGRYVVTPSSAGSLENMPNVADALVDQVREAREE, from the coding sequence ATGCTGAAAACGTTAATGGTTGCGGTTGCCGGTCTAAGCTTGTCAGCGGCAGTCAGTGCCCAAGAGCTGGTTGAAGGAGAACACTATGAAGTGCTCGACGAGCCGGTAGAGACCCAGGTCGATGAAGGGCAAATTGAAGTGCTCGATGTGTTCTGGTTTGGTTGCCCGCACTGCTACCGCCTGCAATCACACGTTAACGAGTGGGCTGAAACCCTCGATGATGACGTGACGATTGAAAAAATGCCGGCGACCATGGGCGGCGACTGGAATACCCATGCCAACGCCTTCTACGCCGCTAAAGAACTCGGCATTGAAGAGGACCTGCACGCGGATTTCTTCGACGCTATCCACCAGGACGAGCGTTCGTTGACCGATGAAGACGAGATCGCCGCGTTTTTTACCGATTACGGCGTTAGCGAAGAGGAAGCCCAAGAAGCCCTCACGGCCTTTAACGTTCGCAGCAACGTGAACAAAGCCAATAGCCGCATGCGCGATATGCGCCTGATGGGCGTGCCCGCGTTGGTGATTGATGGTCGCTACGTTGTGACACCAAGCAGCGCCGGTAGCCTGGAAAACATGCCCAATGTCGCGGATGCCCTGGTTGATCAGGTACGTGAAGCGCGCGAAGAGTAA
- a CDS encoding c-type cytochrome: MRTLLASLAISLGAVGTAAADPRSEADAAAGETLATPCAACHGQAGISPTPTFPHLAGQQMSYLAKQIMDIRDGRREVPQMAGQVDDYDDQDAWDVAAFYAEQDPHLGQADDDEALLARGEELYRAGDMESGIPACSACHTPTGWGIGSAAYPALSGLQIDYTVSTLQDFAAGARDNDPNGVMRDIATKMSDDDMQAVANYLLGLN, translated from the coding sequence ATGAGAACATTACTGGCAAGCCTGGCCATTTCCTTGGGTGCCGTGGGGACCGCTGCGGCAGATCCTCGGTCGGAGGCTGACGCCGCCGCCGGTGAAACCCTGGCAACGCCCTGTGCGGCTTGTCATGGGCAAGCCGGCATCAGCCCCACACCGACATTCCCTCATTTGGCGGGCCAGCAGATGTCTTACCTTGCCAAGCAAATCATGGATATCCGTGACGGTCGCCGAGAGGTGCCGCAGATGGCGGGGCAAGTGGATGACTACGATGACCAGGATGCCTGGGACGTTGCCGCCTTTTACGCCGAGCAAGATCCTCATCTTGGCCAGGCTGATGATGACGAAGCGCTGTTGGCCCGTGGCGAAGAGCTGTATCGGGCCGGTGACATGGAAAGTGGCATCCCGGCCTGCAGTGCCTGTCATACGCCGACCGGCTGGGGAATAGGCAGTGCGGCGTATCCAGCGCTCTCGGGACTGCAAATCGATTACACGGTCAGCACCCTGCAGGACTTTGCCGCCGGTGCCCGGGACAACGATCCCAACGGTGTAATGCGCGATATCGCGACCAAAATGAGCGATGACGACATGCAGGCAGTAGCTAATTACCTGCTGGGTTTGAATTAA
- the yihA gene encoding ribosome biogenesis GTP-binding protein YihA/YsxC produces MPTPHDSSAVRLNYPTAQFMTSAPTLALCPDDTGAEVAFAGRSNAGKSSAINALTQQKALARTSRTPGRTQLINFFSVMNDEARRLVDLPGYGYAKVPETVKQEWQQHMSDYLRGRFSLRGLVLLMDVRHPLTEFDQMMLGFADQRDMPVHILLTKADKLKKGPASAALQKVRSSLKEWEDLVSVQLFSSLKRDGVDTLAQRLDQWLKTPQ; encoded by the coding sequence ATGCCTACCCCCCATGATAGTTCAGCTGTGCGACTTAATTACCCCACCGCGCAATTTATGACCAGCGCCCCCACGCTCGCCCTCTGCCCGGACGATACCGGTGCCGAAGTGGCGTTTGCCGGGCGCTCGAACGCAGGGAAATCCAGCGCAATCAACGCCCTTACCCAGCAGAAAGCGCTGGCCCGTACCTCGCGTACACCGGGGCGCACCCAGTTGATCAACTTCTTTAGCGTCATGAATGATGAGGCACGTCGCCTGGTCGACCTACCCGGCTACGGTTACGCCAAAGTCCCCGAAACCGTCAAGCAGGAATGGCAGCAACACATGTCTGACTACCTGCGCGGCCGCTTCAGCCTGCGCGGGCTGGTGTTGTTGATGGATGTACGCCACCCGCTCACCGAGTTTGACCAGATGATGCTGGGTTTCGCCGACCAGCGTGACATGCCGGTGCATATTCTGCTCACTAAAGCCGACAAGCTGAAAAAGGGCCCTGCCAGCGCAGCGTTACAGAAAGTACGTTCAAGCCTGAAGGAGTGGGAGGACTTGGTGTCGGTTCAGCTGTTTTCGTCGCTCAAGCGTGACGGAGTCGACACCCTCGCACAGCGCCTCGACCAGTGGCTGAAAACGCCTCAGTAG
- a CDS encoding HAD family hydrolase — translation MTSLKAITFDLDDTLWDNSGVMARTETGHYGWLLENLTAWLDERRWPPWGLGFDQGLEDYLQRRQRLAIEVPERRGDFTWLRLRALEAQLEAQGLPRSAATLWAAAAMNEFHRLRVQVTPHPEAAELLADLGQRYRLAAITNGNIHLKRQPLAGYFEVAIAAGELLAPKPDPTAFLAALERFEVAPQNAMHVGDSWEEDVVPALQLGMHAVWISETRSDALPEGVHQIGHVRELRGVLARLKAPY, via the coding sequence ATGACCTCTCTCAAAGCGATTACCTTCGATTTAGACGATACCCTCTGGGATAACAGCGGTGTGATGGCGCGCACGGAAACCGGGCATTACGGCTGGCTGCTGGAAAACCTGACTGCCTGGCTGGACGAGCGCCGCTGGCCGCCGTGGGGGCTAGGTTTTGATCAAGGACTCGAGGATTATCTGCAACGCCGCCAACGGCTGGCCATTGAAGTGCCCGAGCGGCGTGGCGACTTCACCTGGCTGCGTTTGCGTGCCCTGGAAGCGCAACTGGAGGCGCAAGGCTTGCCGCGCAGTGCCGCAACGCTATGGGCCGCCGCGGCAATGAATGAATTCCATCGTCTGCGCGTGCAGGTGACGCCGCACCCCGAAGCTGCCGAGTTATTGGCGGATCTTGGGCAGCGATATCGACTGGCGGCGATTACCAACGGCAATATCCACCTCAAACGTCAGCCGTTGGCAGGTTACTTTGAAGTGGCGATTGCCGCCGGTGAACTACTGGCCCCCAAGCCCGACCCCACGGCGTTTCTTGCCGCGCTTGAACGCTTCGAGGTCGCGCCGCAAAACGCCATGCACGTGGGCGACTCCTGGGAAGAAGACGTAGTACCGGCACTGCAGTTGGGCATGCACGCGGTGTGGATCAGCGAGACGCGTAGCGACGCGCTGCCCGAGGGCGTCCACCAGATTGGCCACGTGAGAGAGCTGCGCGGCGTGCTGGCGAGGTTAAAAGCGCCCTACTGA
- a CDS encoding tyrosine recombinase XerC: protein MNDDATRQHAEAFLASLARHASEATVAAYRQDISALCGFIEHQGDDAAAFDQHLLRAFLGEERRRGLAPRSLARRRAALSRFADYLVKQGVIADNPLDLVRTPKQPQHLPRPVDVDTLARFLDAPHDDSPLARRDQAMLELLYSSGLRLAELASLDLEALQDHRVRVLGKGGKPRQVPVGRRAQQALAAWLSVRPHWAPDAEPALFVGQRGARLGHRAIQKRLATLAIERGLPEHLHPHRLRHSFASHLLESSQDLRAVQELLGHANLSTTQVYTRLDWQHLATSYDAAHPRAKRRPRSEL, encoded by the coding sequence ATGAATGACGACGCCACCCGCCAGCACGCTGAGGCTTTTCTCGCCTCGCTCGCACGCCACGCAAGCGAGGCGACTGTTGCTGCCTACCGCCAGGATATTAGCGCACTGTGCGGGTTTATTGAGCACCAGGGCGATGATGCCGCCGCATTCGACCAGCATCTACTGCGTGCGTTTCTGGGGGAAGAGCGCCGTCGGGGGCTTGCGCCACGCAGCCTGGCCCGGCGCCGCGCGGCGTTATCGCGCTTCGCCGATTACCTGGTGAAGCAAGGGGTTATCGCCGATAACCCCCTTGACTTGGTGCGTACGCCCAAGCAACCCCAGCACTTACCGCGCCCGGTGGATGTCGATACGCTGGCGCGTTTTCTGGATGCGCCGCACGATGACTCGCCACTGGCGCGCCGCGATCAGGCAATGCTGGAACTGCTCTATTCAAGCGGGCTGCGCCTGGCGGAGTTGGCGTCACTCGACCTCGAGGCCCTTCAGGACCATCGCGTACGGGTGCTGGGGAAAGGCGGTAAGCCCCGCCAGGTACCGGTGGGGCGCCGAGCCCAGCAGGCGCTGGCGGCCTGGTTGAGCGTACGACCTCATTGGGCGCCTGACGCTGAACCAGCGCTGTTTGTCGGCCAGCGCGGGGCACGTTTGGGGCACCGGGCGATTCAAAAGCGCCTGGCTACGCTTGCCATTGAGCGGGGGCTCCCCGAGCATTTGCATCCTCACCGGCTACGTCATTCATTTGCCAGCCATTTGCTCGAGTCCAGCCAGGATCTGCGCGCGGTGCAGGAGTTGCTGGGGCATGCCAACCTCTCGACCACCCAGGTCTATACGCGGCTGGACTGGCAGCACCTGGCAACCAGCTACGATGCCGCACATCCCCGCGCAAAACGCCGCCCACGGAGCGAGCTATGA
- a CDS encoding DUF484 family protein, with protein sequence MSQAPEPRKTLDPDQVAFWLARHPDFFVGREGLLQQLQVPHPHIEGAVSLLERLVIDLRQRAETAEGRLEHLLETARHNEAQYRRLRETLLALVEADTRDALAQALATQLSERFNTPAMALWCPATLSDDEPSLPQPPRHVLDQHASARLAALLDGRTSRCAKLSVSDWKCLLPHVKAPRKAGSCAISRLSAGEPLGYLLIASPDAEQYRASMDTLFTEYLGDIVARLLIRLTPTP encoded by the coding sequence ATGTCTCAAGCCCCAGAACCGCGCAAAACGCTCGACCCCGATCAAGTCGCGTTTTGGCTGGCGCGTCATCCCGATTTTTTCGTGGGGCGGGAAGGGCTGTTGCAGCAGTTGCAGGTTCCTCATCCGCATATTGAAGGGGCAGTGTCGCTGCTCGAGCGCCTGGTGATCGATTTACGCCAGCGCGCCGAGACCGCCGAAGGGCGTCTTGAGCATTTGCTGGAAACCGCCCGCCATAACGAGGCCCAGTACCGGCGGCTGCGCGAAACGCTGCTGGCGCTGGTGGAAGCCGACACGCGTGACGCTTTGGCCCAGGCGTTGGCCACCCAGTTGAGTGAGCGCTTCAATACCCCCGCTATGGCGCTATGGTGCCCCGCGACATTAAGCGATGACGAACCCTCACTCCCGCAGCCGCCCCGTCATGTGCTGGATCAGCATGCCAGTGCCCGATTGGCGGCGTTGCTCGATGGTCGCACCAGCCGTTGCGCCAAGCTCAGCGTCAGCGACTGGAAGTGTTTGCTGCCTCACGTCAAAGCGCCGCGCAAGGCGGGTTCATGCGCCATTTCGCGGCTCTCGGCGGGAGAGCCCCTGGGCTACTTGCTGATTGCCAGCCCCGATGCCGAGCAGTACCGCGCAAGTATGGACACGCTGTTTACCGAGTACCTTGGCGACATCGTGGCACGGCTGCTGATTCGCCTGACCCCCACCCCATGA
- the dapF gene encoding diaminopimelate epimerase: MLLHFTKMHGLGNDFMVVDLVTQRARLRDEQIKQLADRRFGIGFDQLLIVEPPRDPDMDFRYRIYNADGNEVENCGNGARCFARFVREQRLTHKHEIRVETAGGPLVLNVQHDGMVRVDMGQPRFNPSAVPFDAPGDQPLHEVEVNGETLPLGVVSMGNPHAVLQVDDVDTAPVARLGPLIEAHPRFPQRVNAGFMQVLSASEIRLRVFERGSGETLACGTGACAAVASGIRQGLLKSPVRVHLLGGELSIEWSSPESPLIMVGPATHVFDGRVAIY, encoded by the coding sequence ATGCTTTTGCACTTCACCAAAATGCACGGCCTCGGCAACGACTTCATGGTGGTCGACCTGGTCACCCAGCGCGCCCGCCTGCGTGACGAGCAAATCAAGCAACTGGCGGATCGGCGCTTTGGCATCGGTTTTGACCAACTGTTGATCGTGGAGCCGCCCCGCGACCCCGATATGGACTTTCGCTACCGGATTTATAACGCTGATGGCAACGAAGTCGAAAACTGCGGCAATGGGGCGCGCTGCTTTGCGCGCTTTGTTCGTGAACAGCGTCTGACTCACAAGCACGAAATTCGTGTTGAAACCGCTGGCGGCCCGCTGGTATTGAACGTTCAGCACGACGGCATGGTACGCGTCGATATGGGCCAGCCGCGCTTTAATCCGTCAGCCGTGCCGTTCGACGCGCCGGGCGACCAGCCGTTGCACGAGGTCGAGGTAAACGGCGAAACGTTGCCGCTGGGCGTGGTATCGATGGGCAACCCCCATGCCGTGCTACAGGTCGATGACGTTGATACCGCTCCCGTGGCGCGTTTGGGTCCGCTGATCGAAGCGCATCCGCGCTTCCCTCAACGGGTGAACGCTGGTTTTATGCAGGTGCTGTCAGCGAGCGAAATCCGGCTACGGGTATTTGAACGCGGCAGTGGCGAAACGCTAGCCTGTGGTACCGGGGCCTGCGCCGCCGTCGCCAGTGGTATCCGCCAGGGGCTGTTAAAAAGCCCGGTGCGCGTCCATTTACTTGGCGGCGAGTTGAGTATCGAGTGGTCGTCACCCGAGTCACCGCTGATCATGGTGGGCCCGGCGACGCATGTCTTCGACGGCCGGGTGGCGATTTATTAG
- the lysA gene encoding diaminopimelate decarboxylase, whose protein sequence is MDHFNDRDGLLFAEDVPLDRIAETYGTPCYVYSKATLTRHFRAYTEALGGHPHLICYAVKANSNIAVLGLLAKLGAGFDIVSVGELERVLKAGGDPAKVVFSGVAKQPFEMARALEVGIKCFNVESRPELERLNAVAGELGKVAPVSLRVNPDVDAGTHPYISTGLKDNKFGIPVDDALTVYELAASLPNLQVKGLDCHIGSQLTETAPFLDALERLLVLMERLRERGIEIDHLDLGGGLGVPYRDETPPHPFDYASQLLSRLSRWEGGEQLTLLFEPGRSIAANAGIMLTRVEFLKPGETKNFAIVDAAMNDLIRPALYQAWQAIVPVDTRSARDTSTYDVVGPVCETGDFLGQDRELAIAAGDLLAVRSAGAYGFVMASNYNSRPRPAEVMVDGERCHLVRARETLESLWAGEALLPEGGV, encoded by the coding sequence GTGGATCATTTTAACGACCGTGACGGCCTGCTTTTTGCCGAAGATGTCCCGCTTGACCGTATCGCCGAGACATACGGCACGCCTTGCTACGTCTATTCAAAGGCAACCCTGACGCGCCATTTCCGCGCCTACACCGAAGCGCTGGGCGGCCACCCACACCTGATTTGCTACGCGGTAAAGGCCAACTCCAATATCGCCGTGCTGGGGCTATTGGCCAAGCTGGGCGCGGGGTTTGATATCGTTTCTGTGGGCGAGCTTGAGCGTGTGCTCAAGGCCGGCGGTGACCCGGCCAAGGTGGTGTTTTCCGGCGTGGCCAAACAGCCCTTTGAGATGGCCCGTGCGCTTGAAGTGGGCATCAAATGCTTCAACGTCGAGTCGCGCCCCGAGCTTGAGCGGCTGAACGCCGTGGCGGGCGAGCTGGGCAAGGTGGCGCCGGTGTCACTGCGGGTCAACCCCGATGTGGACGCGGGCACCCACCCCTACATTTCCACTGGCCTCAAGGATAACAAGTTCGGCATTCCTGTCGACGACGCCCTGACGGTGTACGAACTAGCGGCGAGCCTGCCCAACCTGCAGGTCAAGGGCCTGGACTGCCATATTGGTTCGCAGCTCACCGAAACCGCGCCGTTTCTGGATGCCCTTGAGCGTTTGCTGGTGCTCATGGAGCGTCTGCGCGAGCGTGGCATCGAGATCGATCATCTGGACCTGGGTGGCGGCCTTGGCGTGCCCTACCGCGATGAAACGCCGCCCCACCCGTTTGACTACGCCAGCCAGCTGCTCTCCCGGCTGTCGCGCTGGGAAGGCGGTGAGCAACTGACATTGCTGTTCGAACCCGGTCGTTCGATCGCTGCCAACGCCGGGATCATGCTCACCCGCGTGGAGTTTTTAAAGCCTGGCGAAACCAAGAACTTTGCCATCGTTGATGCCGCCATGAACGATCTGATTCGCCCGGCGTTGTATCAGGCGTGGCAGGCGATTGTACCGGTGGATACGCGCTCGGCGCGGGACACCTCGACCTACGACGTGGTGGGGCCGGTCTGTGAAACGGGCGACTTCCTGGGCCAGGACCGCGAGTTGGCGATTGCCGCCGGCGACCTCCTTGCCGTGCGCTCCGCCGGCGCCTATGGGTTTGTCATGGCCTCCAACTACAACAGCCGCCCGCGCCCCGCTGAAGTGATGGTGGACGGTGAGCGCTGTCACTTGGTGCGCGCCCGTGAAACGCTGGAAAGCCTGTGGGCCGGTGAAGCCTTGCTGCCCGAAGGAGGCGTTTAA
- the lptM gene encoding LPS translocon maturation chaperone LptM, whose protein sequence is MKKFALLAVVALLLVGCGQKGPLYLPDDDNVDQQEG, encoded by the coding sequence ATGAAAAAATTCGCCTTACTCGCCGTGGTCGCCTTGTTACTGGTGGGCTGCGGACAAAAAGGGCCGCTCTATCTGCCCGACGACGACAATGTCGATCAGCAGGAGGGTTAA
- the argH gene encoding argininosuccinate lyase: MSQATNQSWGGRFSEPTDAFVERFTASVNFDQRLARQDIQGSIAHATMLARVGVLTDDERDAIINGLSEIKGEIERGEFEWSVPLEDVHMNIEARLTDKIGITGKKLHTGRSRNDQVATDIRLFMRDAIDVIEAELVRLREGMTELADREADTIMPGFTHLQTAQPVTFGHHLLAWQEMIARDHERLLDCRKRINVMPLGAAALAGTTYPIDRHVTAELLGFERPAENSLDAVSDRDFAIEFTSFASILLMHLSRMSEELVLWTSAQFDFIDLPDRFCTGSSIMPQKKNPDVPELVRGKTGRVYGHLMSLLTLMKSQPLAYNKDNQEDKEPLFDAVDTVHDCLKAFADMVPAIEPKKANMFEAARKGFSTATDLADYLVRKGVAFRDAHEIVGQSVAYGLKAEKDLSEMTLDELKQFSATIEQDVFEVLTLEGSVAARNHIGGTAPDQVRAAAQRAREALAAVKGEAQ; this comes from the coding sequence ATGAGCCAAGCTACGAACCAGTCTTGGGGCGGTCGCTTCAGCGAGCCCACCGACGCCTTTGTTGAACGCTTTACCGCGTCCGTCAATTTTGATCAACGCCTGGCGCGCCAGGATATCCAGGGATCTATCGCCCACGCAACGATGCTGGCGCGCGTCGGCGTACTGACCGACGACGAGCGTGACGCGATTATCAATGGTCTGAGCGAGATCAAGGGCGAAATCGAGCGCGGTGAGTTCGAGTGGTCGGTGCCGCTGGAAGACGTGCACATGAACATCGAAGCCCGGCTGACCGACAAAATCGGCATTACCGGTAAAAAGCTGCACACCGGGCGCTCGCGCAACGACCAAGTGGCCACCGACATCCGCCTGTTCATGCGTGATGCCATCGACGTCATTGAAGCCGAGCTTGTTCGCCTGCGCGAAGGCATGACCGAGCTTGCCGACCGCGAAGCCGACACCATCATGCCTGGTTTTACCCACCTGCAGACTGCCCAGCCGGTGACCTTTGGCCACCATTTGCTGGCCTGGCAGGAGATGATTGCCCGGGATCATGAGCGCCTGCTGGACTGCCGCAAGCGGATTAACGTGATGCCGCTGGGCGCCGCAGCGCTTGCCGGTACCACCTATCCGATCGACCGCCACGTCACCGCGGAACTATTGGGCTTTGAGCGTCCGGCGGAAAACTCGCTGGACGCCGTGTCCGATCGCGACTTCGCCATCGAATTCACCAGTTTCGCCAGCATTCTGTTGATGCACCTGTCGCGCATGAGCGAAGAGCTGGTGCTGTGGACCAGCGCCCAGTTTGATTTTATCGATTTGCCCGACCGCTTCTGTACCGGCTCGTCGATCATGCCGCAGAAGAAGAACCCTGACGTGCCCGAGCTGGTGCGCGGCAAGACCGGCCGCGTGTATGGTCACTTGATGAGCCTGCTGACGCTGATGAAGTCCCAGCCGCTGGCCTATAACAAGGACAACCAGGAAGACAAGGAGCCGCTTTTTGACGCTGTGGATACCGTCCACGACTGCCTGAAAGCCTTTGCCGATATGGTGCCCGCCATCGAGCCCAAGAAAGCCAACATGTTCGAAGCGGCGCGCAAAGGCTTTTCCACGGCCACCGATCTAGCCGATTACCTGGTTCGCAAGGGCGTGGCCTTCCGCGATGCCCACGAAATTGTCGGCCAGTCGGTGGCCTACGGCCTGAAGGCCGAGAAAGACCTTTCGGAAATGACGCTCGACGAGCTCAAGCAGTTCTCGGCCACCATTGAGCAGGATGTGTTCGAGGTGCTGACGCTGGAAGGCTCTGTCGCCGCGCGCAACCATATCGGCGGGACGGCCCCCGACCAGGTACGCGCCGCCGCCCAGCGCGCCCGCGAGGCACTGGCCGCTGTGAAAGGGGAAGCGCAATGA